The following are from one region of the Heterodontus francisci isolate sHetFra1 chromosome 34, sHetFra1.hap1, whole genome shotgun sequence genome:
- the LOC137348921 gene encoding zinc finger protein 501-like — MGRDLPVHGVSLNTREFTLESGHSLAQCGKGFTRPWSVIKHQRVHTGERPFTCSVCGKGFNQSSTLLRHQRVHTGERPFTCSVCGKGFNQSSTLLRHQRVHTGERPFTCSVCGKGFNQSSTLLRHQRVHTRERPFSCSVCEKGFTDSSHLLRHQRIHTGERPFACFMCGKGFTRSSHVLRHQRVHKG; from the coding sequence ATGGGAAGGGATTTACCCGTTCATGGAGTGTCATTGAACACCAGAGAGTTCACTCTGGAGAGCGGCCATTCACTTGctcagtgtgggaagggattcactcgtccATGGAGTGTCattaaacaccagcgagttcacaccggggagaggccattcacctgctctgtttgTGGGAAGGGTTTTAATCAGTCgtccaccctgctgagacaccagcgagttcacaccggggagaggccgttcacctgctctgtttgTGGGAAGGGTTTTAATCAGTCgtccaccctgctgagacaccagcgagttcacaccggggagaggccgttcacctgctctgtttgTGGGAAGGGTTTTAATCAGTCgtccaccctgctgagacaccagcgagttcacaccagggagaggccgttcagctgctccgtgtgtgagaagggattcactgattcatcccacctgctgagacaccagcgaattcacaccggggagagacctTTCGCCTGcttcatgtgtgggaagggatttactcggtCATCCCacgtgctgagacaccagcgagttcacaa